One segment of Macaca fascicularis isolate 582-1 chromosome 2, T2T-MFA8v1.1 DNA contains the following:
- the TRAT1 gene encoding T-cell receptor-associated transmembrane adapter 1 isoform X2: MISEPMDENCYEQMKARPEKSVSERHEATPSAQATNETQMCYASLDHSIKGKRRKPRKQNSHFSDKDGHEQLHAIDASVSKTTLVDSFSPESQAVEENIHDDPIRLFGLIRAKREPIN; this comes from the exons AACCAATGGATGAAAATTGCTATGAACAAATGAAAGCCCGACCAGAGAAATCTGTAAGTGAAAGGCACGAAGCCACCCCATCTGCACAG GCAACCAATGAAACACAGATGTGCTACGCCTCACTCGATCACAGCATTAAGGGGAAGCGCAGAAAGCCCAGAAAACAAAATTCTCATTTCTCAGACAAGGATGGACATGAGCAACTACATGCAATAGATGCCAGCGTTTCTAAGACCACCTTAGTAGACAGTTTCTCTCCAGAAAGTCAGGCAGTAGAGGAAAACATTCATGATGATCCCATCAGACTGTTTGGATTGATCCGTGCTAAGAGAGAACCTATAAACTAG